The genomic segment TACCTCCACCTCCAAAACCATAGTCATCATCACAGCCACTGCCCAACTACTTGCATCCACACCAAAGCCTCTACTAAAACCCTAGTGTCCACCAGCAACCCCGTGACAGCCACCTCCAAATAACCAACACCGTATGGATTAAGTTGAACGCTGGAACAGTATAGTGGGTTACATGCAAGACATTTGGATTGCGAATGGTCCTTGGCCTCAGGTAGCTCTCACGGCGGTGGGGAGAGGAAGTGGTCAGACAAGAGTCAGGTCGTGTATGAAAGGAGCAGCGTGGAGGAGCTCTCATAACAGTCTCACTGCTGTGCTCACACAGGAACATTGAGCACGTGGGACTGGGATTTGAGGGCTGCCAGGTCCTTCTATCAGTGAGTCCCTTCACTCAATGGCAACTCAGGACTGTCAACAATTGCTGACACTGTTGGAGAAACCCAAAGAAAGGGAGACCttgtctacagccataccaccctgaacacgccCAATTTCATCAGAAGGGGAGACCAGGCGGCATGTGGAGTGACGCTCAGTGTAGTGAGCAGAGCCAGGGAATGAGCCCCGAGGAGGGCCACGGCCAGCGTGGGAGATGGCTGGGTGTTTGGAGGCAGTGGATTGTTGGAGTTGGCTAGAGAAGCTTTCAGAGACCTGTAACTCTTAAGCAATGTTTTGAGGAGGGAGAAACacaacagagagagaggaaggcaaCTTATCAAAACAGAAGGCGGCAGTTTTGTGGCAACTGCGGCAGTAATACCACTTGTACAAGCAGAGTACGTTATCCATGGCGCTGTCACACAGCATTGTCTGAGACACCCCAACAGCCCTGCGAGGTGAGCATTGTCACCACATCCACTGGAGATGACCCTTGAGGATGGACAGAACTTCTAGAGGTAGAGACGCAGGGAGAAGGCACTCAGGGCAGAGGGACTGTGTGAGTTTGTCAACAACTCTGTCCACCCAGCCATGGCTCCGAGTTCCTTCAACAATCTGtcccttgacttttttttttaattgtagtaaaatatacataacataaaattataaaatgggccattttaagtgtgcagtttggtggcattaagtgcattgaCATTGTTGTgtaatcatcaccaccatccacctccaaAACTTtgcatcttcccaaactgaaactctgtgcacATTAAACGATGTCCTCAGACTCTGTAAGCCTCGAGTGGAAATGGCTCCCCATCATGGCTGGAATCGTGCCTGTGGATACCCGACTGGAATGTGGCATCTATGTCCTGCTGGGCACTGGCACAGCAGCCCTATGAGGAAGTTGGCCACAATCATCTCCTATCTCCTTTGAACAAATGAAACTGAGGCAAGGATAGgctaaatgacttgctcaaggtcacacaactgggCAGAACTGAGATTTAGACCCCAGCAGCCCAGTTCCAAGATAGTTGAAACACAAGAAAAGGCTAAAGAACTTGACCACTGACAAATGTGGGGTCTAGCGCAGGTGAGGAGTCCAAGCTGACCAGCGTTTGGAGCAGGTGGTGACTGGGAGGCGGCTGTGCACCCGTGCAGAGGAGAGCAGGAGTAAGGGCCCCGCTTTAGCATGCTGATATCGACTAGCACACCCTGAGGGGAGACACTGCCGCTACTAGTGGCttcccctgtccctgcccaggcAGAGGCTGACAGAGGAGCCTCACCAGGGTGAGCTCCATGGGCTGGAGGTGAGGCTGATGCTGATGTAGGAGTGAAGGTGTCCCAACCTGTCCCAGGCTGGAGCCCTGCAGCCCTGCTGAGCAGCATGGCCCGGGTGTGACTGGTGTGACCAAATGGATTTACTCCTTTGGGGAAAGACTCCTGGGGTTTGCCTCTCCCCACGGCGCTGCCTGGGAGCATCAGCATAAAAGCAGGGGCAGActgtggggagaggaaggtggCAGAGGGTGTGGAGAGCCTTGGGACTGGGAAGCAAAGGGGAGGACAGGAGACACAGGACCAAGGAGATGTTCTCCCTGCTCAGTGGGCTGGCTGTATTGGCTGTCTCCTTCCTGCTTCTGAAACTTGCTTCCCTCTACTGGGAAAGGAGCCACCTTCCCCCTGGCCCATTCCCCTTCCCCATCCTTGGAAACCTGTGGCAACTAAGCTTTCAGCTGCACCCAGAGACACTGCTCCAGGTAGGTAATCTGTCCCCAAGTTGGAAGCCCTAAAGGGGTGAGCAGATGAACCCTTCCCCCCTCTCAGCCCAGGGACACTGGAGATGGAAGGAGCTGGGGTCAGACACATGTGGGGGTGAATCCTGGTCCTGCCACTCACTAGCTCAGAGGccgtgagcctcagtttcctcatttgtcaaacGCAGGGTTGTAGGTGGATTGCAAAAATTGTAGATTTTGTCCAAAGTGTACCTAAGAGGATTCTGAGGGCGGTAGAAATCCACTGCAAATGTAACACGATGGAGAAAGCTGTATTGAACAGAACTCTACTCCAGGAGAGCACTGTGTTTGTGGCTGGAAGGACTTTTCTAAAAAGCTGCTTGAGATGGGAGTTGGGGAATGGGACCCCTAAAGGCACACTCAAGTACCATTACTCAAGTAGTCGCTGCACAAAGCCACCTCCAGGGTAGACGGATGTGCCAGCGGAGGGGGGTATGTTGGATTGAGTGGGCCAGGGCTGGACTGCTGCCGAGAGCCATGGGCAGGACGCACTGCCTTTCCTTGGCAAGGCTTGGCTCTCTTAATCCGtgctgaacaaatattttttaaatatctggttGAAGAGATCAGATAATTATAATCTTCAGGCTCCTTACACACTGGAAAGAACCCTACCCTGGGAGTTGGGACACCTGGGTTTGAGGTCCTGCTGGTCCTTTGCTATCtttttggagtatttttttttttttttttagacagagccttgctctgttgccagggctagggtgccgtggcattagcctagctcacagcaacctcaaactcctggtctcaagcactcctcctgccttagcctcctgaggagctgggacaacaggcgtgtgccaccacgcctggctaattttttctatttttagtagagacggggtctcgctcttgctcaggctggtctcgaattcctgagctcaagcgatcctcctgcctcggcctcccgagtgctaggattataggggtgagccactgtgcccagccttggcCTGTGTTTTTTAAcccataaaatggagatgatcGCTACCTGCACACTGATGCTGAGGGGGACTCAAGTGACATATGTAAAGCCTACACAGGACATTAGCCCTCAGGAAACTGCAGTCATTATTTAacatcatctgtaaagtgggtaaAACATGCCCAGCTCCCAGGGCTGATGGGGCGTGGAACTGGGCCCTGACCATTCCAAGCACTCGGGGAGCCTGTGGTCCAGGTTTGGCTtgtctggggagggggtgggggtgctctGAGAAGGTGTCCTGAGGTGGGTGTCGCCTGGTCTCTCCGCAGCTGGCCCAGACTCATGGACGTGTGTTCACCGTGTGGGTGGGCCCGACTCCTGTCGTGGTGCTGAGCGGCTTCCAGGCGGTGAAGGAAGCGCTGGTCTCCAACTCGGAGCAGTTCTCGGGCAGGCCCCTCAGCCCGCTCTTCTGGGACCTGTTTGGAGAAAGAGGCAGGGCTGCCCTTCCTGTTGGGGAGGGGAGATGGCTGGATGGTCACTGTGCTCAGGGAGTCGGGCTGGCCCAGAACTGATAACAGAGAGGGGACTCCCGAGAGGACTCAGGGTCTCCTCAAACGCCCCTTTGGCAGGGGGTGTGAAAAGGAACTCACTCAGGCAGTCAAAAGACCCTGAGTCACGCCTCAGTTCAGCCCCTTTGCcacctatgtgaccttgggctagtcAGCCTCACTGTGCCCTCAGTGTTCTCGTCTGTTACATGGGGATAACGACCGCTCTTGCCTCCCGAGGGTGTGGGGGAGACCAAGCAGCTGAAATACGGAGAGTGCCCAGTACAGTGTCAGGCTCAGCAAATGTCCCTGTTCCCTCCTCACCCCTTCTTTATCTCCTCCTACATTTCTTGTGGGGACCCTTACAGGCAAAATCAGATTGGTGGACTGGGAGAGGGCGCAGTTGAGCCCAACTTGAGCACACCAGGCTCACCAAACACACTCCAGATGCCCCTCGCTCACCGGTCAGAGCACCAGCCCGGAGCTGGTTGGGAAGGTCATTGGGGGTCTGCCCTCTAGGCCTGGGTGACAGCCTAGTGGTCTtggcctgggaggctgggagaggctggTGACTGTCCACCTCGCCCCGGACCCAGGAGTCATCTGCAGCAACGGGCACACATGGCGGCAACAGAGACGCTTCTGTTTGGTGACTCTTCGAGAGCTGGGCCTAGGTAAGCTGGCGCTGCAAGTGCAGCTGCAGGAAGAGGCAGCAGAGCTGGCTGAAGCCTTCCGCCGGGAGCAGGGTAAGACGCGGGCGGGGGCAGGCCAGGGACAGCCCACCCTAACCCCCGCACCCCACATACACGCGGAGGAGGCTGAGCCTTGCTGCAcatgcaggggtgtgtgtgcacgtgtgtccgTGAAGCCTGGGAATGTTAACAGCGGTTTAGAGCTGCATCAGTGCAGTGGGAGCTTCTCTGAGGTGGGTGGGCAGAGACCCAGGAATGCCCAGGTCACTGGGAAGCCAGAAGCCCTTCTTCTCTATGGCTGGGGAAGTGTTCTCCAATGACACCTAATGCCTTTCAAACCTCCAAccttttgcacatgctgttgaCCCTTCCAAATGACCTAGCCCACACACCTACCTTCCCCACTAGCTCCTTCTTTCAGCCCTGGCTGAGGTCATCCGCCCCAAGAAGTCCTCCCTGAATCCCAGGCACAGTTATGGATTTGTTCCCACCTGTGACATACCTGCCGTACATTCTATTGTCATTTAAAGGTTGTCTGTGTCCCACTCCTCTCTCTGCAAACCTAGCACCTGTCACAGAGCTGACTcatagaaggtgctcagtaaGCGTTTATAGGGTATGTGAATGaggaatgagaatgaaaaaaagataagtaaacGAGCGGCCATATCCAAGATCGGATGAGTGCTCGAGCAGTGCTCCTGTGCCTCCTCAGCCTGAGCCCTGCCCCTCCACTCTCAGGTAGACCCTTCGACCCTCAGGCATCCATTGTCAGAGCCACGGCCAGAGTCATCGGGGCCCTCGTGTTTGGCTACCGCTTCCTCTCGGAGGATCCCATCTTCCAGGAACTGACTGAAGCCATCCACTTTGGCCTGGCCTTTGTCAGCACCGTGTGGCGCCGGGTAATTGGCATTTGGGGAGGCAGCTATGCTGGGCACTAGACAAGGCAGGCAGAAGCCTCAGCCAGGGCCTGGCAGAAGAGAGACCATGGGGCCTGAGTCTGGGTCCCTTAGATGGCTTCTGTTCAGCAAGCTGACAAGTTCATAGCATCAATCCTCCTTTGTGCGGTTCAGCACCAATGGACAGGGAGTAAGAAACAGGTTATGTCCTCGGAAATGCAGCTTTCTGGCCCTGCAACATCCTAGCTAAGCCCCAAACACAATCGCTGCTACCATTGCTCTCATTTCTGTCTAGATTATTTTGGGGGTCATCAGATGAGAGGCAGCCCTGGGTTGCCCATGTCAGAGGCCGCAGCCCACTCTGGAGCCCCCCTGACTTGGGGACTGGCAGCTGAATAGGTCCTGGGTGGGCCTCTCTCCCCACAGCTGTACGACCTGTTTCCCTGGGCCTTCCGCCACCTCCCAGGACCCCACCAGGAGATGTTCAGGTACCAAGAGGCTGTGAAGGGCTTCATCCGCCAAGAGATCATCAGGCACAAGCTTGGGGCACCCGAGGCCCCCAAGGACTTCATCAGCTGCTACCTGGCCCAGATCACCAAGGTGGGCCTGGAGCAGCTTTAGAGGAATGGAGAGGGCTGTCTTTCTAGGCTGCACCTCGTTTCTAAGCCATGGTCTTAGTTCCTTGTCTTGTCTTGATCTACAAGCTTTCAGAGCACCCTGAAAGCTTGTGTTAAAATAGGGTTTTCCTCCCTACCTTTTCCCAGGCCAAGGAGGGCTTCTGCAAACACGGGTAGGGTGGGAAGCAGAGGCTCTGACTAATGTCAGGGACAGTTCCCCATCAAAAGTCAGTGCATACCAGGCATGGTGTAGTCCTTGCTActcgggaggtgaggcaggaggattgcttgagcccaggagtttgagtccagcctgagtgacatagccagaccctgtctcaaaaaaaaaaaaaaaaaaaaaaaaagtcaatgcaaTTCTGGGACTCAGGTCCTCCTGAGGGGTCAGACCCCCAAGGAGTTCTGGTCCCACAAGTCTTGGAACAGGTCAGGCCTCAAAGAGACACCAGGGCTCTGTTAGGAGAGAACTTTAGACCCAGAGCTgttccccccaccacctgccagGCCATGGATGACCCTGTCTCCACATTCAACGAGGAGAACCTGATCCAGGTGGTGATCGACCTGTTTCTGGGAGGCACCGACACCACAGCCACCACCCTGCGCTGGGCACTCATCTACATGGTTCAGCACGGAGACGTCCAGGGTGAGGGACCCTCGGTTCTACCCTGGTTGACTGCCCGTGCCCATTACCCCTGTGTGGGGCTTCTGGGCCACGGCCACCACCCCATCACTCCTGCTCTGTGGTGCCAGGGCTGGGTCCTGCTCTCTCACCACTATGGTCAAAGAAGCGTTCATGGCTTTGAGTCAGACAGGAGGGGCTTCAGTTCCCACCCTgctacttgctgtgtgatcttgggcaagtaatTCCACCTCTCAGAACCAGTGTAAAAGGGGGCAATGTTATTTTACCCATTCAGTAATGATTCAGCACCTACTaagggccaggctctgtgccagtgTCCACCTCAAGATCACAGTCACGGAGGGAAAAAGGTGGCTGGAATTCTCTCAGGGACAAACTGGCTATGATCTAAGTTCGAATCCTGGCTCCACAGTTTTGTGACCTTGGCCAAAAATATCTGTCCTATtagagcctcagtctccttatcaGTAAAACAGTGACAACAGTTTCTATCTTGTAATGCTCTTTGTATATAGAGCACgtggcacatagtgagtgctcaaaCCTGGgtccttttctttccctcaggTAGCCCCAGGAAAAGAAAACCCTGCAAAATCTCATTCATAAGCAGCTAGCTCTGCCTCAGAGAAGGGCGTGTTCCCATGGGACCAGGGGAATAGGGTAGGGTGGAGTAACCTAGGGGTCATGAGCCTCTGGGAAGTctctgggtgggggtgaggatggtggggcaggatggggaggCCAGGCCTCAGGCGCCCTCCCCAGACCCACACTGAGCTACCCACAGACAGGGTGCAGCAGGAGCTGGACGAGGTGCTGGGCGCTGCCTCAGCTGTCTGCTACGAAGACCGTGAGCGACTGCCCTACACCCGTGCTGTCCTCCACGAGGTACAGCGCCTCAGCAGTGTTGTGACTGTGGGCGCCGTGCGCCAGTGCGTGACCCCCACCCGTGTGTGCGGCTACCCCATGCCTAAGGTAGGCGGCCCCTACGCAGCCCCATGCCTGCCCCAGTACCCACAGAGCATGCCCTTCCTGCCCAGCACAGCCATCTGCTATGGTTTCTGCCACCCTGCCAGCTCTCCGTCAATCAATCAGTCAgtcatctatctgtctgtctatctatctatctcagtcatctatctatctgtctatcatctatctatgGCATTTGGGATGGGGGGttcattataaaagaatatattcacCAAGGGATAAGTTTTAAAGTTCCCTATTGCTCAGAGATAACCCTTGCAAACATTATAACGTACCTCTTTCCAATCTTTTTTATCCAAATACATTTTACATAGTTGTGATTATGCTGAGTATCATTCTGAATCcttcatttcacttaacatattatTCAGATTCTTCTAGatcagtggtcctcaaacttCTAGGTACACTGGAGTCTCTCGAAGGCATCTTAAAACGACACTGCTGGGCTCCACCCCCAGAGTGTGCGGTGGGCCTGAGACTTTGCCTTTCTACCAGGTTCCCAGGCGGTGCTGATGCTGtgggtccagggaccacactttgaaaagcaCTGCTCTACATTACTCTTAATGGCTGCATAATGTTCCACCAAATggatgttttgtcatttttaaccCTTGCTGGTGAACAGTTAGGCTGTTTGTAATTTATGTGCCCTAGGCTTGGTCTGCATTTTGTATTATATCCTTAGAACTGGTTTCTAACAGAAATGCCTttgttgtttctttcattttataacaaGGTTAAGAAACAAGTACCAAATAAGGAGAGATAGAAGAAGAgagttatataaaaataactcaagTCAAGAACAGCTTCTTCATATGCACATAAAACTTGAATCTGAGCTTTACTGAGGTcaaggcaatttaaaaaaaggaaatcccaATTAGTTATGAATCTTATTATGTAATAAAAGGAAGCATGCCTGTATCAGGGAAGCTTTGGCTTATCCAATTAGTTATTAGAAGGATCATCATTCATAATGTTCTTTCAAGGGCCAGTGGGCAATGTGTAGGATAGTGCCTTAAGTAGGAGTTTtacaaaaattcagaaatattctCCAAAATGGTAGCTGCTTCTTATCTCAACCCCCTTTAAGAGATAAAAGTTTAACATGAAGTTGAATGAATTTCTATAGGAAGCCAAAATAATATAGTTGAAGTTTACAGCTCTCTGGTGATCCAGGCTGAGACAGGTTTCCGAGAGGGTTTTTGACATGAGCTTGACAATAACATGATAACACCCGCTCTTTGCCAAGGTGCACTGTGGGCTGAGGGCTTTGCGCCCACTCCGTCATTTGGTACAATGGTGTTCTGTATTGCTGAGTCACGTAGGTCATTCAATGTCAATAGACATTGAATTACTTATCTATCttgttgtgtaacaaattacccaaaAACTTAGCAGCTTAGAACAACAGCATTTATAATTTCCctgtttctgagggtcaggaaagTGGGTGCAGTTTAGCTGGATGCCTCTGATTCAAGGTCTCTCATGAAGTAGCCATCAAGTTGTTGGTGGGGCTGCAGTCTCCTCTGAAGACTCCACTGGGGAGGCTCCACTTCAAGCTCACTCACATGGATGTCTTCAGGGCTCAGCTGCTCATTGGCTGCAGACCACCCTCAGTTCCTCCACATAGCACAGCTCACAGCAGGGCCTCTGACCGCCATCAGAGAGAGCAAGCAAGAGAACACCCAAAATAGAAGCTAAAAtctttttgtaacctaatctcagaCATGATATCCCAGCACTTCTGCCATACTCTATTTGTTAGAAGTGAGTTACTAGATCTAGCCCAACTTAAGGGGAGGGGATTGCACAAGGGTGTGAATCTTGGGAGTCCAGGATCATTGGAGGGCATTTTAAAGGTAGCATACCACAGATGTGTAGGTGGTGAAGTTGTCactttaatgaaaatgaaacGGGGTCACTCACCTTGGTGCCCTGGTGCAGGGTGACTCCTCTATACCTAGAGACAGTGGCTGGAGCCCCAAGACTTTCCTCAGAAAGGGGCTTTGACTTTGCCCTGATGCCCAGCCTGTCCTTAGTCGAAGCTGCAATGGTACGAGGTGGCACACTAAGAAAGCAATGGGGGGAGAAGGTGTGGGAGCCCCTTCATCATAAATGTCTTCGTTCAGCACTTATGACTGTGGATCAAGGCAGACTCGACTCGACTCCAAGGGCCCTGCCAGGATGCCATTATTAACTTCTTATTAATTTGGTCAGACTTGAGATCCCCACCTCCACACATTTCTTCTCCATAGCAACCCTATCCTTTAGATGCTGCTGTTGTTATTCCTTTTTTACAGATAGGGCAACTTCAGCATAGAGAGCATGAGTAACTGCCCAAACACACTGCTAATAAGTGACTTAACTGAGTTTCAGATTCATGTCCCTCTGATGccaaagttttttctttctaccATGTGCTCTGCTATTTGTATGGCTCCAAAAATGACTCTCTAGGTAAGCAGTGAACCAACGTGTTAAATGGAGGCGTTTTGCATTGCCCACTGGTCTGTCTGATTGGCGGATGCTGAGCTTTCCTTGGCAGGAGTTGGCCAGCAAGTTCATAGGTTTGTCAAGTGTCTCTGGGAATGTGAGGATAGGACCACGTCATCAGTTCATCTTGTAGCTGGCATGGCAGAGGATCTAGGCCCAGATTGTCTAGAAGCTGTGCCAAACTAGGTCAGTTAAGAAGGGAGGACCAGAGTTCAGCTCTGTTTTATGCCATTTGGGATTAGAAATTTCCTTATTAAGAGGCTCTTCCTGCCAATTTGATTCTAGATAAAGGCTCCAGAGGACTATTAATAACCTGAAATCAATATTGAGCTTTTACAACTTGGGTGAGAGATGAATGCTGAAAGTGGAATCAAAGCTTGACAGTAGATCATTAAATGTTACAGATATTCCTAAACTGTTCTTAGCCATTTCATCAGCTGAGTGAGAGTGACAACAGCAATGGTTCCTAATACAGTGGTTGCACTTCAATACTTCAGGCCTGTCTCTTCTCTGACATGCTATTTGATTGTGAACTCCAAACTGCCATCTACTGGAGAGAAGCTGGCATAGAGTCCCCAGAAGGCACCCAGCAGGCAGATGGCCCTACAATATGGGGGATAAGGAGGGTCGCCCTTTTTGTGTGCTGGACAGGCTATGCTCTGAACTCATTCCATGAGCTAAGACCAGTCAGTCACTGTGCAGGGAGGCCAGAACATCATGCAAAACAGGATACAAATAATTCTGGAGTGAAAAGAGCATCTTGCTAGGAGTCTCTTTCTCGCAAGGTGATTATTAAGAAGTGTTGCAATGCAGAGGGTCACTTAATCCCAGGTGGAAAAAGGGGAAATCGCTAGGACTAGAATTGGGAAATGTATAGCTCACTCAGGCAGCAGCAAGAACACGTGCCTCCCCAGCACCTCTGCTTAAAGCCACAGAGTGACCAGGTCTGGAGGCCCTATTGGTCCAGATAGCTAGGGTCCGGCCCCTCCCTTAAGCTTACAGCactgcaacaacaacaaaaaagtgccTTCTGAAAGTATTTACATCGGCTCAATTTCTGCATTCTTTATTCATTTCCGTTTGGGATGCAGGCTTCAAACTCTTctgagcttttatttatttgtttattttttaatttcaagctaTCTTTGTCAAGACCAAGACTCCTATAGTCAGTGTTCCACTCCCTATAGAGGTAGCTGGTTTAATTCTATGGTATTTGTTTGGTAAATGAGCCATGGAGTAggaggcccccccccccaaaatcctGGAGCTCAGTTTCCTGGGTCCTGGAACCATAACCAACCCCACTTTTGTTCCACTTTGGCCTCTGTATACTGCTTCCACTTGGCCTCTCTATGCCCAGGGCCCACATAGGAGGAGTAGAAGTTACCCTGTTCCCATCTCATTAGTCTGATTCTTTTTCTGATCACTCACTTCTCCTTTTAGATAgagtgagggctagggttagggtaagggtgaaggtctgggttggggttagggtttgggtgagggttagagttggggttagagtttatgTTTTCCTCTCCCCAACCCTAAAGAGTGAAGCTTCctgtctccttttcttctctctgtctttccattACTCagtcctttctttttgtttgccattccatttctcctctttctctctgtctctccctctgacacacacacacacacacacacacacacacacacacaccctcatccCAGTGTTTGCTGCCCTGTGCCTTACTTGGTCCCTTCCAGACATGCCCACAGCTGCTGGCCTTCTCCGTAGGAGGCAGTGGCTCTGTGTCTCTAGACCTGGTTGAGAATCTTCAGAACAAAGGTGGGTGGCCCATAGCCAGGAGGGTGTCATGCTCAGTTCCTTCACTGATGTGAGCCTGGAGGGAGGGCACCCTGTGAGGGCCTGCCTGCTGAACCTTCCCACGGTCCCCCGGCTACTCCCACAAGCACACTGGATGTTCTTTGAGCTCACTTGGGCCCAGTGTCAGGGCCATCTGAGGCTCCTTGAGCCACACCAGCTCCTCTCTTCAGGGCACCATCATCTTGCCCAACCTGGCCTCCGTGCTCTATGACCCTGAGTGCTGGGAGACCCCTCGACAGTTCAACCCCGGCCACTTCCTGGACAAGGATGGAAACTTTGTGGTCAATGAGGCCTTCCTGCCATTCTCTGCAGGTACTAGGCACAGTGCTGGATTCAGGGTGGTGGTTGGGGATGTAGACGGACAGACACAGGGACAGCTTCTGCCCTCTGACCTTTCTGCTTCCAGGGCATCGGGTGTGCCCAGGGGACCAGCTGGCTCGAATGGAGCTCTTCCTGATGTTTGCCACCCTCCTCAGGAACTTTCGGCTCCGACTGCCAGAGGGGAGCCCggggctcaggctggagtacatcTTTGGGGGCactctgcagccccagccccaggagatCTGTGCAGTGCCCCgcctgggcagccccagcccaggtccTCGGGCAGAGTGCCTGTAGCCAGCTGGGCATCTGGAGGCCTGTCCCCCATGAAGTCCTTCCTCAGTCTCTCTTGGCTTCTGCAAAGttagagaagaggaagaacaggGGTTCACGCAGCTCAG from the Eulemur rufifrons isolate Redbay chromosome 7, OSU_ERuf_1, whole genome shotgun sequence genome contains:
- the LOC138385755 gene encoding cytochrome P450 2J4-like, whose translation is MSARAVLLCLLSLSPAPPLSGRPFDPQASIVRATARVIGALVFGYRFLSEDPIFQELTEAIHFGLAFVSTVWRRLYDLFPWAFRHLPGPHQEMFRYQEAVKGFIRQEIIRHKLGAPEAPKDFISCYLAQITKAMDDPVSTFNEENLIQVVIDLFLGGTDTTATTLRWALIYMVQHGDVQDRVQQELDEVLGAASAVCYEDRERLPYTRAVLHEVQRLSSVVTVGAVRQCVTPTRVCGYPMPKGTIILPNLASVLYDPECWETPRQFNPGHFLDKDGNFVVNEAFLPFSAGHRVCPGDQLARMELFLMFATLLRNFRLRLPEGSPGLRLEYIFGGTLQPQPQEICAVPRLGSPSPGPRAECL